In Pseudorca crassidens isolate mPseCra1 chromosome 17, mPseCra1.hap1, whole genome shotgun sequence, the DNA window GGCTGCTGAAGCCTGCGGAGCCGCCGAGCCCGCCCGGCCCCACCGCCCCGCAGGTGCTCACCTGGCCCCAGTAGGCCGCTGCGTGCAGCGGCTCCCAGCCGTCGCGGTCCTTGGTGCTCAGGCTGGCCCCGTGTTCCAGCAGCAGGGCAGCCGCCTTGCCGAACCCGCTGGCCGCGGCGATGTGTAGCTGCAGGCAAACCGCCGGCCCCTGAGTCCCGGCCCTGGTTCGGCCGGCAGCAGGCTCCCCTGCCTGCGTCCCGGCAGCAGGCTCCCCTGCCTGCGTCCCGCGTGGCCCCGTCCTCACCAGCGTGGCGCCGTGGTCCCGGGGGGCATTGAGGTCTGCCCCCTCCTGCAGCAGGCTCCGGATGTCCCCCAGCATATGCAGCTCGGGCAAGGCCCGGGCCCGCTCGATGCTGTCCTGGGTGATGCCTGCGGGGCAGCGGGCTCAGGGCTCCACCCCCAGCACACCACCCGCCGCGCCCTGCGCCCTGCTGccccggcaggcaggcagggctgcACTCACCACGGCTGGCCATGGCCGTCTCCAGGCAGTCCAGTGTCTGCTCGTCCTCACACAGGTCATAGGGCATGTTCCCGTCCGTGTTGACTGCCAGGAGGTCGGCACCACTGCGGGAAGGGTGGATGGGGCGCTGGTCACAGGGCCCTTCTCCGCCAGCGTAGGCCCCCAGGACCCTCTCAGAGGCCTTCCACCTAGGGCTGCCTCAGAGGGGCCCAGACCTCACCTGCCGCAGTGAGAGGCGGCCCCTTGGCCCTGGGTGCTGTCTTGGGGCCAGGTGGGCTGTCCTGCAGTCTCCACCAAGTCTGATTTTTCAGGTTCCTGGCACCCCTCTGCCCCCATGAACATGTACAGTGGGCCCACTTGCCACGAGGGGGTGCCAAGACTCTGGGGGCCCCAGGCAGCAGAAGGTGGTGGGGAGAGAGCCTGGGTGTCAGGAGAGCACTGTGGGGAGCTGAAGGAGGGCCCGAAACACAAGGCTGGATACCCACTGTGGAGGGGCATGGAGTGGGGCTAGGGGCC includes these proteins:
- the PPP1R16A gene encoding protein phosphatase 1 regulatory subunit 16A isoform X8, yielding MPLHSGYPALCFGPSFSSPQCSPDTQALSPPPSAAWGPQSLGTPSWQVGPLYMFMGAEGCQEPEKSDLVETAGQPTWPQDSTQGQGAASHCGSGADLLAVNTDGNMPYDLCEDEQTLDCLETAMASRGITQDSIERARALPELHMLGDIRSLLQEGADLNAPRDHGATLVRTGPRGTQAGEPAAGTQAGEPAAGRTRAGTQGPAVCLQLHIAAASGFGKAAALLLEHGASLSTKDRDGWEPLHAAAYWGQVQLVELLVAHGADLNGKSLMEETPLDVCGDEEVRAKLLELKHKHDALLRAQGRQRSLLRRRTSSAGSRGKVVRRVSLTQRTSLYRKEHAQEAIVWQQPPPTSPEPSEEDEDRQTDAELRRPPPEEEDPEAARQHNGRVGAPPGRHLYSKRLDRSVSYQLSSLENTTPDALVQAKAPHTLAELKRQRAAAKLQRPPPEGLEAAESELPVDTETPQLECGSGAGGDPPLLRLTAPSEAARVEKRPCCLLM
- the PPP1R16A gene encoding protein phosphatase 1 regulatory subunit 16A isoform X5; this encodes MPLHSGYPALCFGPSFSSPQCSPDTQALSPPPSAAWGPQSLGTPSWQVGPLYMFMGAEGCQEPEKSDLVETAGQPTWPQDSTQGQGAASHCGSGADLLAVNTDGNMPYDLCEDEQTLDCLETAMASRGECSPACLPGQQGAGRGGWCAGGGALSPLPRRHHPGQHRAGPGLARAAYAGGHPEPAAGGGRPQCPPGPRRHAGEDGATRDAGRGACCRDAGRGACCRPNQGRDSGAGGLPAATHRRGQRVRQGGCPAAGTRGQPEHQGPRRLGAAARSGLLGPGEHLRGGGAGRARRLRRLQQPGLAGPQVQLVELLVAHGADLNGKSLMEETPLDVCGDEEVRAKLLELKHKHDALLRAQGRQRSLLRRRTSSAGSRGKVVRRVSLTQRTSLYRKEHAQEAIVWQQPPPTSPEPSEEDEDRQTDAELRRPPPEEEDPEAARQHNGRVGAPPGRHLYSKRLDRSVSYQLSSLENTTPDALVQAKAPHTLAELKRQRAAAKLQRPPPEGLEAAESELPVDTETPQLECGSGAGGDPPLLRLTAPSEAARVEKRPCCLLM